CTGTGAGCATCAAAATTCCATACCTGCTCATGCTTACCCTGTTTAAGCCTGGCAACCTGCACTTCCACCTGCTCCGCCCCTACCCGGTTACGCCACAGAAACCGGGCATTGGCGAGGTTACAGGCATAACGCTGGGCCAGTGGCGAAAAACCATGCTGCTGCACATACCCCTTGATCACTTCGGTCAGCTTGTGCTGATAATCCGCATTGTTACAGGCAGAAGGAATACCGGCCCCCGCCAATACCCGCAGCGTGAATTTTACCATCAGGGTGTCGGCGCTTCCGGGCAAAGTCGCCACATCCACGGTTTGAAGGTTGGGGTTTTCAATGGCCGCATCCAGCTTGGCCGGATCCTGATCCTTGGCCTTCAGCCGGTTGGAGATGGTACCGCGAACGGACTTTTCACGGACTTCAACCGGCAGCCAGTTGCTCGTCTGCTCTCGCTCTTCCCAGTTACCCGCAAACATCAGCGCATCGGATACATCCAGCTTGCGCTCAAACGCCAGTACGGATGCAGTTTTCAAAGTATCTTGCTTGGCCATGTTCAAAACTCCTTGTCTTGCTGGTTCAGGGAATAGTCATTATTCAAACGGTAAGTACCGGTATCGAGACGGTTGTCCACATACCAGAGAAAGTCGTTAAAGCGTTCGAAACGATGGGGGCTGAGCCATTGCCCGATGGAGTACAATCCTTCCACAAACCGGAAAGGGGTGGTCTGATCCCGGGCGGCTTCCACTTGCCCGGCATCATACAGTTCCGACAGTGCAGCAAATCCCACAGGAATGGGCACCAGCCAACCCGGATGATCCCGCCTGATAATCCACTCAACACTGTCCTCCACTTGCCGGCATTCATGGTTCAGGCGAGACAAATCCAGCCAGGCATCGAGCAAGTCGGCATCGGGATCCTGCTGTTGCTTCACTTCAAGGTGCTGCTGCAACAGATCACTCCGCAGCACCAGGGCAAAGCCGGGCAACAACTGCCGCGTTAAACGACGAAGTTGCTTTTTACGAATATCTACGTCTTCATCCACGTTAATCAGCCAGGGATGATGCTCTCTTTGGCCGGGCATGGCTGGCTGCACAGTGCCACCGGCCACCCGCAGGGTAGCAATCAGGTCCGCCACTTGCTGGGCAAACGCTGCCTGCTCTGCTTTGCCACTCAGCCGTTCGTCCTGCAGATCCACTTCCAGAATCAAGCTAAGCTCCAGGTGAATACGACCTTCTTCAACAATGGCGGCGGTTTTGCCGGTTTTATCCACGGGGTTGCGCGTAAGATGAAACGATCGCTGATATCCGCCCTGAGTAACTTGCGCTTCATGGTGATGGCACACCACACCAATGGCGGGAAAGGACACCTTGAGGCCGGCGGCGGCACATTTGCGCTCAAGGGCATGGCTCATGCCCACAAACGCCGTCATGGCTGGAAAGCCCCAGGTCAGGTTGCCGGAGATAGCATTGGCATTCTGAATGCGCAGTCGCGGCAAAATAAGCAGGGTGTTCGGTTCAGTCATCAAGCACCTCCCGCAGTGCATTCAGTTTTTTATGAACACGGCTCATCCATTCGCTGTGCTCGCCATCCCCCACCGGCAGTTTGCCCAGTGCCTTATTTATCTGGTTGGCAAAACGATGCTGTACCTCTTTTACCCACTCACCCGCCATTCGGCGAGCGGCAAAGTCTTCATCCTGTGCAGC
The Oceanimonas pelagia genome window above contains:
- the csy3 gene encoding type I-F CRISPR-associated protein Csy3; protein product: MAKQDTLKTASVLAFERKLDVSDALMFAGNWEEREQTSNWLPVEVREKSVRGTISNRLKAKDQDPAKLDAAIENPNLQTVDVATLPGSADTLMVKFTLRVLAGAGIPSACNNADYQHKLTEVIKGYVQQHGFSPLAQRYACNLANARFLWRNRVGAEQVEVQVARLKQGKHEQVWNFDAHSYSLRNFEEAGNNPAGLQELAQQIEFGLANEQHVLLEVTAFARLGAGQEVFPSQELILDKGKNDKSRTLYQVQGIAGMHSQKIGNALRTIDTWYPQDENVPLGPIAVEPYGSVTTQGKAYRQPKAKADFYNLLDNWVLKDKVPAEGDQHFVMATLIRGGVFGEAG
- the csy2 gene encoding type I-F CRISPR-associated protein Csy2; amino-acid sequence: MTEPNTLLILPRLRIQNANAISGNLTWGFPAMTAFVGMSHALERKCAAAGLKVSFPAIGVVCHHHEAQVTQGGYQRSFHLTRNPVDKTGKTAAIVEEGRIHLELSLILEVDLQDERLSGKAEQAAFAQQVADLIATLRVAGGTVQPAMPGQREHHPWLINVDEDVDIRKKQLRRLTRQLLPGFALVLRSDLLQQHLEVKQQQDPDADLLDAWLDLSRLNHECRQVEDSVEWIIRRDHPGWLVPIPVGFAALSELYDAGQVEAARDQTTPFRFVEGLYSIGQWLSPHRFERFNDFLWYVDNRLDTGTYRLNNDYSLNQQDKEF